From a region of the Mercurialis annua linkage group LG1-X, ddMerAnnu1.2, whole genome shotgun sequence genome:
- the LOC130015256 gene encoding uncharacterized protein LOC130015256, which yields MVYCFVYVSIGRSVCSKESSPFMLMIRDDIEKEDAFQGLCAIVRANPSRALSSLVLMCKAIVNWHHIKIGNKEQRATQHNDLCQVLHGYKQVGKSHYLLLEGGLTYDAIRESLAKSTVSLRDGDVELLEFLKLTCFKKVNHVNYLFPLQFTGEAHFCSHIFNKYHRGGRNIRRSFKYVKGISNIMVFYNDGRLISFKDWRTKIYAINFHKLLGALCISQRLKNQESTSYLEICGRLKNGFACIYYFEI from the exons ATGGTGTATTGCTTTGTCTACGTAAGTATTGGTCGCTCTGTGTGCTCAAAAGAAAGTAGTCCATTTATGTTAAT GATTCGTGATGATATTGAAAAGGAGGATGCTTTCCAAGGCCTATGCGCAata GTCCGAGCAAATCCTTCAAGAGCTTTAAGTTCACTTGTACTCATGTGCAAAGCTATTGTAAATTGGCAT CACATAAAAATAGGAAATAAGGAGCAAAGAGCTACACAACACAATGATCTTTGTCAGGTGTTGCATGGTTATAAACAG GTGGGGAAATCCCATTATCTTCTTCTTGAGGGAGGCCTTACATATGATGCAATTAGGGAGTCTCTTGCAAAGTCCACTGTTTCTCTTAGGGATGGTGATGTTGAGCTATTGGAATTTCTTAAG TTAACATGTTTCAAGAAGGTTAATCACGTGAACTACCTGTTTCCTCTACAATTTACAGGAGAGGCACATTTTTGTTCTcatattttcaataaatatcACAGAGGAG GCAGAAACATTCGCAGGTCTTTTAAATATGTCAAAGGTATCTCAAATATAATGGTATTTTACAATGACGGTCGCCTCATTTCTTTTAAAG ACTGGCGTACAAAAATTTATGCTATAAATTTCCACAAGCTGCTTGGAGCATTATGTATTTCTCAAAGATTAAAAAATCAG GAATCTACCAGCTATTTGGAGATATGCGGGAGATTGAAAAATGGGTTTGCTTGTATCTACTACTTTGagatttag